The Musa acuminata AAA Group cultivar baxijiao chromosome BXJ1-3, Cavendish_Baxijiao_AAA, whole genome shotgun sequence genome window below encodes:
- the LOC135615673 gene encoding eukaryotic translation initiation factor 4E-1-like, whose protein sequence is MAEEAGMIAAARASEEDKAREREADPSDEIEEGEIEDADADSDADAARRGGAQPHPLENSWTFWFDNPSAKSKQAAWGSSLRPIHTFATVEDFWSLYNNIHHPSKLIMGADFHCFKHKIEPKWEDPVCANGGKWTISCVRGKADQLWLYTLLAMIGEQFEYGDEICGAVVSVRAKQERIALWTKNAANEEAQISIGRQWKELLDYNDTIGFIFHEDAKKDKVPKNRYTV, encoded by the exons ATGGCAGAGGAAGCGGGGATGATCGCGGCGGCGAGAGCCTCCGAGGAGGACAAGGCAAGGGAGAGGGAGGCTGACCCGTCGGATGAGATCGAGGAAGGCGAGATCGAGGACGCCGACGCCGATTCTGACGCCGACGCCGCCAGGAGGGGCGGCGCCCAGCCTCACCCCTTGGAAAACTCCTGGACGTTCTGGTTCGACAACCCCTCCGCCAAGTCCAAGCAGGCCGCCTGGGGCAGCTCCCTCCGGCCCATCCACACCTTCGCCACCGTCGAAGACTTCTGGAG CCTCTACAATAATATCCACCACCCGAGCAAACTGATTATGGGAGCAGATTTTCAttgctttaaacacaagattGAGCCAAAATGGGAAGATCCAGTTTGTGCTAATGGAGGGAAATGGACCATCAGTTGTGTTAGAGGAAAAGCAGACCAACTGTGGTTGTATACT TTACTGGCAATGATTGGTGAGCAGTTCGAGTATGGGGATGAAATTTGTGGAGCAGTTGTTAGCGTCCGTGCGAAACAAGAAAGAATAGCTTTGTGGACCAAGAATGCTGCCAATGAAGAAGCTCAG ATAAGCATCGGGAGGCAGTGGAAAGAGCTCCTTGACTATAATGACACGATTGGCTTTATTTTCCAT GAAGATGCAAAGAAGGATAAGGTTCCTAAGAATCGGTATACTGTGTGA
- the LOC103977104 gene encoding F-box/LRR-repeat protein 4, which yields MDMVLCDELVQEILRRLPPSSAPSVSLVSKRWLCLLRSSTTSLSPRIPPHQTTPIISPSNNSPSLPSILSHYPFLTDLTVVDEDNPADDLLLAIAAAACSSRLAHLRFLPASPLSPTALLSSSTAFAGLTTLQIASLLPLSFRWLSFLPSLKSFSLVRSRSKRPPSLRQEAQQLPPAADDDGDRSALMLLPLESLSLSGICASDRGLSWLWRRCAGLRWLQLRACEGTGDGPSSPVFPLCLPGLLVLELRTCRAIADRVLLHAADHCRALTSLLLYDGGSRDALHHFIHRRGAALRTLDLRLPLDLHNDHLFAIAADDRGDSGKPGGHRLAALRLHSCCLVTGDGLRSLARSPAGAAIEELALVNCDVVEKESGLLTCLSQSMQRLRRVDLSHNEGLADKEVGSMLASCRNLVEMRVRGCRALTGAALSSLLKHCGKQVEVVDITWCPGIVSDAVEMLVMNASCRLRQLMVEENKVNEAAAVWLSQKGIKIG from the coding sequence ATGGATATGGTGTTGTGTGATGAGCTGGTTCAGGAGATCCTGCGGCGGCTGCCTCCCTCCTCCGCCCCGTCCGTCTCCCTCGTCTCCAAGCGTTGGCTCTGCCTCCTccgctcctccaccacctccctcTCCCCCCGCATCCCCCCACATCAAACGACCCCGATTATTTCTCCGAGCAATAATTCGCCATCACTCCCCTCCATCCTCTCCCACTACCCCTTCCTCACCGACCTCACCGTCGTGGACGAGGACAACCCCGCCGACGACCTCCTCctcgccatcgccgccgccgcctgctCCTCCCGTCTCGCCCACCTGCGCTTCCTCCCGGCCTCCCCTCTATCCCCTACCGCCCTactctcctcctccaccgccttcGCTGGCCTCACTACTCTCCAAATCGCctccctcctccccctctcctttCGCTGGCTCTCCTTCCTCCCCTCCCTCAAGTCCTTCTCCCTCGTCCGCTCCCGCTCCAAGCGCCCCCCCTCCCTTCGACAAGAAGCGCAACAGCTGCCGCCGGCTGCTGACGACGATGGGGACCGGTCGGCCCTCATGCTGCTGCCGCTGGAGAGCCTGTCTTTGTCTGGCATCTGCGCCTCCGACCGCGGCCTCTCCTGGCTGTGGCGCCGCTGCGCCGGCCTCCGGTGGCTGCAGCTGCGCGCCTGCGAGGGAACCGGCGACGGCCCCTCCTCCCCCGTCTTCCCCCTCTGCCTCCCGGGTCTCCTCGTGCTCGAGCTCCGCACCTGCCGCGCTATCGCCGACCGCGTCCTCCTCCACGCCGCCGACCACTGCCGCGCCCTCACCTCCCTTCTGCTCTACGACGGCGGCAGCCGCGACGCCCTTCACCACTTCATCCACCGCCGCGGCGCCGCGCTCCGCACCCTCGACCTCCGCCTCCCGCTCGACCTCCACAACGACCACCTCTTCGCCATCGCGGCCGACGACCGCGGCGACAGTGGCAAGCCTGGGGGCCACCGGCTCGCGGCGCTCCGCCTGCACAGCTGTTGCCTGGTCACAGGGGACGGACTCCGGTCGCTCGCCCGGTCTCCCGCTGGCGCGGCGATCGAGGAGCTCGCCCTGGTGAACTGCGATGTGGTGGAGAAGGAGTCCGGGCTGCTGACCTGCCTCAGCCAGAGCATGCAGCGGCTGCGGAGGGTGGACTTGTCCCACAACGAGGGTTTGGCCGACAAGGAAGTGGGATCGATGCTGGCTTCTTGCAGGAATCTGGTGGAGATGAGGGTGAGGGGGTGCAGAGCACTGACGGGTGCTGCATTGAGTTCCTTGCTGAAGCACTGTGGCAAGCAGGTGGAAGTCGTCGACATCACTTGGTGCCCAGGAATCGTCAGTGATGCTGTTGAGATGCTGGTCATGAATGCCTCCTGCCGATTGAGGCAATTGATGGTCGAGGAAAACAAAGTCAATGAAGCTGCTGCAGTTTGGCTGTCTCAGAAAGGGATCAAGATTGGTTGA